The window GAGCGCAACCTCGACAAGATTCTTGAAGACCAAATCATCGCCTACGACATCCCCATCCTCGGCGTTTGCCTTGGTATGCAGCTCCTGGCCAGCCGGAGTTTTGAAAATGGCGAGCACGAAGGATTAGGATGGATCCCAGGCTCTGTAGTTCCTTTTACTCCAGAGAATAACGAACGGATCCCCCATGTAGGATGGAACAACGTTGAGTTCGAAATATCCACCCCCCTGCTGGCGGATATCCCTCCGGGAGAAGACTTTTACTTCGTTCATAGTTTTCATTTCCAAACCAACGATCCCTCTCACGCAATTGCTACAACGCCGTATTGCGGAAAATTCACTTCTGTCGTCAACAAGGGCAATGTCTATGGAACCCAGTTCCATCCGGAAAAAAGCCAAGGAATTGGTCTGAAGCTGCTCAAGAATTTCATCAAGCTCAGCGAGGAATACTAACGTGCTAAAGACACGAATCATTCCCACCCTGCTTTATCGTGATTACGGGCTGGTAAAAGGCGTGGCCTTTGACAGCTGGCGTCATGTTGGGTCGCTGATGCAGTCCATAAAAGTCT of the Pseudodesulfovibrio sp. zrk46 genome contains:
- the hisH gene encoding imidazole glycerol phosphate synthase subunit HisH, which codes for MLTVAVVDYGVGNIGSISRALSVCGAKPLLTDKEEDFKVVDACILPGVGAFGDAIQLLRERNLDKILEDQIIAYDIPILGVCLGMQLLASRSFENGEHEGLGWIPGSVVPFTPENNERIPHVGWNNVEFEISTPLLADIPPGEDFYFVHSFHFQTNDPSHAIATTPYCGKFTSVVNKGNVYGTQFHPEKSQGIGLKLLKNFIKLSEEY